The following are encoded together in the Nocardioides okcheonensis genome:
- a CDS encoding ANTAR domain-containing protein: MSGTDLPTGDPGHPDELRDEVAQLHEAMKSQRDIGMAIGLVSARYRCSTEQAWRTMLRVSQDSNTKVRSVARVLVAVHDGTASADEQRVLASFLDHLPASGWPAGPSTGEDPSP, from the coding sequence ATGTCAGGAACGGACCTACCCACCGGCGACCCCGGACACCCCGACGAGCTCCGCGACGAGGTCGCCCAGCTCCACGAGGCGATGAAGTCGCAGCGCGACATCGGCATGGCCATCGGACTCGTCTCGGCGCGCTACCGCTGCAGCACCGAGCAGGCCTGGCGCACGATGCTGCGCGTCTCGCAGGACAGCAACACCAAGGTGCGCAGCGTGGCGCGGGTGCTGGTCGCCGTCCACGACGGCACCGCGAGCGCGGACGAGCAGCGCGTGCTCGCCTCGTTCCTCGACCACCTCCCCGCGTCCGGGTGGCCAGCAGGGCCCTCGACCGGCGAGGATCCCTCCCCATGA
- a CDS encoding GAF and ANTAR domain-containing protein, translating to MSIDDLALAQSLRRLHLSREDGGTVVAALDQVVHACVDLFGLGGAGLLVADEQDMLRYVAASDGPGRVLEETEASAGQGPCTEAYVTAQVVTSRDVTAEEDRWPILAKAMADLPVRGVLGVPVRLGGVPIGTLDVYCEEPHDWDDSEVAALSRFAEVITTTLGAALQAHTAGELARQLQYALDYRVVIERAVGFLMARHAADAVTAFNSLRTAARSRRTKIGMVAEHVLATGALPD from the coding sequence ATGAGCATCGACGACCTCGCCCTTGCCCAGAGCCTGCGCCGCCTGCACCTCTCGCGCGAGGACGGCGGCACCGTCGTCGCCGCCCTCGACCAGGTGGTCCACGCGTGCGTCGACCTGTTCGGCCTCGGCGGGGCCGGTCTGCTCGTGGCCGACGAGCAGGACATGCTGCGCTACGTCGCCGCGTCCGACGGCCCCGGCCGGGTGCTGGAGGAGACGGAGGCCAGCGCGGGGCAGGGCCCGTGCACGGAGGCGTACGTGACCGCGCAGGTGGTCACCTCCCGCGACGTCACGGCCGAGGAGGACCGCTGGCCGATCCTCGCCAAGGCGATGGCCGACCTCCCGGTGCGTGGCGTGCTCGGCGTCCCGGTGCGCCTCGGCGGTGTCCCGATCGGGACGCTCGACGTCTACTGCGAGGAGCCGCACGACTGGGACGACAGCGAGGTCGCCGCGCTGTCGCGCTTCGCGGAGGTCATCACGACCACCCTCGGCGCGGCCCTCCAGGCGCACACGGCCGGCGAGCTCGCCCGCCAGCTGCAGTACGCCCTCGACTACCGCGTGGTCATCGAGCGCGCCGTCGGCTTCCTCATGGCGCGCCACGCGGCCGACGCCGTCACCGCGTTCAACTCCCTGCGCACCGCGGCCCGCAGCCGCCGCACCAAGATCGGCATGGTGGCCGAGCACGTCCTGGCGACCGGCGCCCTGCCCGACTGA
- a CDS encoding AraC family transcriptional regulator translates to MDARRLAPADFDFEGTGDEARNWLDVAYGSSLGLSGRMGAVRHRRSESDGVAVDRLTIDAPITFDADPMPGLVVVDVRRGQIEYTRNGTTDGGVDGDSLLATGWDMAFSGRGNGYEVDNTRISASVLADAIRDIDPDRRPDELVFARFVPRSAAAGARWRVTVEEYRSSIATHDSDVARGSATRLLAHTLLHTFPNNVVGEASRLDVGRDRRDASQSAVRRAQAFIEGREGDDLSIAVIAQAAGVSPRALQYAFQQHLGCTPLAYLRRVRLDLVRRSLRDGSVVSVADAAVRLGFFNPGRFAAEYRQVFGENPRETLRRAAD, encoded by the coding sequence ATGGACGCCCGGCGGCTCGCCCCCGCCGACTTCGACTTCGAGGGCACCGGCGACGAGGCCCGCAACTGGCTCGACGTGGCCTACGGCTCGTCCCTCGGCCTGTCCGGCCGGATGGGCGCGGTGCGCCACCGACGGTCGGAGTCCGACGGCGTCGCGGTCGACCGGCTGACCATCGACGCACCGATCACCTTCGACGCCGACCCGATGCCCGGGCTGGTCGTGGTCGACGTCCGGCGCGGCCAGATCGAGTACACCCGCAACGGGACCACCGACGGCGGGGTCGACGGCGACAGCCTGCTCGCCACCGGATGGGACATGGCCTTCAGCGGCCGGGGCAACGGCTACGAGGTCGACAACACCCGCATCTCGGCGTCGGTCCTCGCCGACGCGATCCGCGACATCGACCCCGACCGGCGCCCTGACGAGCTCGTCTTCGCCCGCTTCGTCCCCCGCTCCGCCGCCGCCGGCGCCCGGTGGCGGGTGACGGTCGAGGAGTACCGGTCGTCGATCGCGACGCACGACAGCGACGTGGCGCGCGGGTCGGCGACCCGCCTGCTCGCGCACACGCTCCTGCACACCTTCCCCAACAACGTGGTGGGCGAGGCGAGCCGGCTCGACGTCGGGCGCGACCGCCGCGACGCCAGCCAGTCGGCCGTGCGGCGGGCCCAGGCCTTCATCGAGGGACGCGAGGGTGACGACCTGTCCATCGCGGTCATCGCCCAGGCCGCCGGCGTCTCGCCGCGTGCGCTCCAGTACGCGTTCCAGCAGCACCTCGGCTGCACCCCGCTGGCCTACCTGCGCCGGGTGCGGCTCGACCTCGTCCGCCGCTCGCTGCGCGACGGGTCGGTGGTGTCCGTGGCCGACGCCGCAGTGCGGCTCGGCTTCTTCAACCCGGGGCGTTTCGCCGCGGAGTACCGCCAGGTGTTCGGCGAGAACCCGCGCGAGACCCTGCGTCGCGCGGCCGACTAG
- a CDS encoding GAF and ANTAR domain-containing protein — MSLHDSLTVFAALAADLQQQEPDEAVTARAIVGRMRDLVPEAGHVGLVLRSPRGGLTSLAGTDPLAQELDDLQCDLEQGPAVVVVGDGSWVRSGDVGDDARWPEWGAAAVERGVRSALTLGVHDRDEPLGAITLYAAERGGFADREVVDRARLYAVHAATAFAATRRATTLRAAVDSRHVIGIAQGIAMERFGIDQQQSFELLRRLSSTSNTKLRDVATQVAETREFPHEQVRAGD, encoded by the coding sequence TTGTCGCTCCACGATTCCCTCACCGTGTTCGCCGCGCTGGCCGCCGACCTGCAGCAGCAGGAGCCCGACGAGGCCGTGACGGCCCGGGCCATCGTCGGCCGGATGCGCGACCTGGTGCCGGAGGCCGGGCACGTCGGCCTCGTCCTGCGCTCGCCGCGCGGCGGGCTGACGAGCCTCGCCGGCACGGACCCGCTGGCCCAGGAGCTCGACGACCTGCAGTGCGACCTCGAGCAGGGACCCGCGGTCGTGGTCGTCGGCGACGGGTCCTGGGTGCGCAGCGGCGACGTCGGCGACGACGCCCGCTGGCCGGAGTGGGGCGCGGCTGCGGTCGAGCGGGGGGTCCGCTCGGCGCTCACCCTCGGCGTCCACGACCGCGACGAGCCGCTCGGGGCGATCACCCTCTACGCCGCCGAGCGCGGTGGCTTCGCCGACCGCGAGGTCGTCGACCGGGCGCGGCTCTACGCGGTGCACGCCGCCACGGCCTTCGCCGCGACGCGGCGCGCCACCACGTTGCGCGCGGCCGTCGACTCCCGCCACGTGATCGGGATCGCCCAGGGGATCGCGATGGAGCGCTTCGGCATCGACCAGCAGCAGAGCTTCGAGCTGCTGCGCCGGTTGTCGTCGACCAGCAACACCAAGCTGCGCGACGTCGCGACGCAGGTCGCCGAGACCCGCGAGTTCCCGCACGAGCAGGTGCGCGCGGGCGACTGA
- a CDS encoding glycosyltransferase, with translation MTLSASGAGLPTAPAVPRPRASRVVVASVPSGHVYVRHLAPEDGSGPRRLPDPRPTGVPAASQQWWPPVMLDPRWVETHDADVFHLHFGFDARSVGDLEELVAALRRRGVPLVFTVHDLRNPHHADRRMHDAQLDVLVPAADALVTLTTGAAAEIRRRWGREAVVLPHPHVVPFDVMQRTAKMREVRRRGVRDREFRVGLHVKSLRAGMHPHPLLPVLVDTLRDLPGAVLQVNGHRDVLEPDGARHDAALADALREHEARGEVDLRVHDFLDDDALWSYLASLDVSVLPYRFGTHSGWLEACRDLGTTVVAPTCGYFADQAPVLTYTHDEEHFGATALADAVRAAYAGHVPPSPTVEDRRQQRALLAAAHDELYRSLLGGAR, from the coding sequence GTGACCCTCTCCGCATCAGGTGCCGGCCTGCCCACGGCACCCGCCGTCCCCCGTCCGCGTGCGTCCCGGGTCGTCGTCGCCTCCGTGCCGTCCGGGCACGTCTACGTCCGCCACCTCGCGCCCGAGGACGGCTCCGGACCCCGCCGCCTCCCCGACCCCCGGCCGACCGGTGTCCCCGCCGCCTCGCAGCAGTGGTGGCCGCCGGTGATGCTCGACCCGCGGTGGGTCGAGACCCACGACGCGGACGTGTTCCACCTGCACTTCGGCTTCGACGCGCGCTCGGTGGGCGACCTCGAGGAGCTGGTCGCCGCGCTGCGCCGCCGGGGCGTGCCGCTGGTGTTCACGGTCCACGACCTGCGCAACCCGCACCACGCCGACCGTCGGATGCACGACGCGCAGCTCGACGTGCTGGTCCCGGCCGCCGACGCGCTCGTGACCCTGACGACCGGAGCGGCCGCCGAGATCCGCCGTCGGTGGGGGCGCGAGGCCGTGGTGCTGCCGCACCCCCACGTCGTGCCGTTCGACGTGATGCAGCGCACCGCCAAGATGCGCGAGGTGCGTCGGCGGGGCGTGCGCGACCGCGAGTTCCGGGTCGGCCTGCACGTGAAGAGCCTGCGCGCCGGGATGCACCCGCACCCCCTGCTGCCGGTGCTCGTGGACACGCTGCGCGACCTCCCGGGTGCGGTGCTGCAGGTCAACGGCCATCGCGACGTGCTCGAGCCGGACGGTGCCCGCCACGACGCGGCGCTGGCGGACGCGCTGCGCGAGCACGAGGCCCGGGGCGAGGTCGACCTGCGGGTCCACGACTTCCTGGACGACGACGCCCTGTGGTCCTACCTCGCCTCGCTGGACGTCTCGGTCCTGCCCTACCGGTTCGGGACCCACAGCGGCTGGCTCGAGGCGTGCCGCGACCTGGGCACCACCGTCGTGGCGCCCACCTGCGGCTACTTCGCCGACCAGGCGCCGGTGCTGACCTACACCCACGACGAGGAGCACTTCGGCGCGACCGCTCTCGCCGACGCCGTGCGGGCGGCGTACGCCGGTCACGTCCCCCCGAGCCCGACGGTCGAGGATCGGAGGCAGCAGCGCGCGCTCCTCGCGGCCGCGCACGACGAGCTCTACCGCTCGCTCCTGGGCGGTGCGCGGTGA
- a CDS encoding glycosyltransferase family 2 protein, translating into MSGVAVVTIAHGRHDHLAAQHRALALGSRRPDHHVVVAMDDRAIRARTESGLHRTVVHTARSRDGRLPLAAARNLGVRAALDARARVVVLLDVDCLPGADLVAAYAGAVEAEPGVVWSGPITYLPPRPADGYPEHPADLAEWDDPHPARPRPAPGERVRDLHPDLFWSLSFAVAAPTWRLVGGFCEDYTGYGAEDTDLARSVVAAGVGLGVLGGARAYHQHHPVSSPPVEHLDDILRNGRTFRDRWGTWPMAGWLEQMERLGLVHRVGPDWERTA; encoded by the coding sequence GTGAGCGGGGTCGCGGTCGTGACGATCGCCCACGGCCGGCACGACCACCTCGCCGCGCAGCACCGCGCGCTCGCGCTCGGCTCGCGCCGGCCCGACCACCACGTCGTGGTGGCGATGGACGACCGGGCGATCCGGGCCCGCACCGAGTCTGGCCTGCACCGCACGGTGGTCCACACCGCGCGCTCGCGCGACGGTCGGCTCCCCCTCGCCGCGGCCCGCAACCTCGGCGTCCGCGCCGCGCTCGACGCCCGGGCGCGGGTGGTCGTGCTGCTCGACGTCGACTGCCTCCCGGGAGCCGACCTCGTGGCGGCCTACGCCGGCGCGGTGGAGGCCGAGCCGGGCGTCGTCTGGTCCGGTCCGATCACCTACCTCCCGCCTCGACCGGCGGACGGCTACCCGGAGCACCCGGCGGACCTCGCGGAGTGGGACGACCCGCACCCTGCCCGGCCACGGCCCGCTCCCGGCGAGCGGGTGCGGGACCTGCACCCCGACCTGTTCTGGTCGCTGTCGTTCGCGGTCGCCGCACCGACCTGGCGCCTGGTCGGCGGGTTCTGCGAGGACTACACCGGCTACGGCGCCGAGGACACCGACCTCGCCCGCAGCGTGGTCGCGGCCGGGGTGGGGCTGGGCGTGCTCGGCGGCGCGCGGGCCTACCACCAGCACCACCCGGTGAGCAGCCCGCCGGTCGAGCACCTCGACGACATCCTGCGCAACGGACGGACCTTCCGCGACCGCTGGGGGACCTGGCCGATGGCCGGGTGGCTCGAGCAGATGGAGCGGCTCGGCCTGGTGCACCG
- a CDS encoding glycosyltransferase — MRICLVASNRFPVREPFAGGLESMTATLARGLAERGHEVTLVAGPGSEVHPAVRLAPLATVQVSAAAMADRFAPGPEWLADHHAYLGLMLSLARTGARDFDVVHNNSLHHLPVSMASALDVPVLTTLHTPPLPLLESALALCPSPPRFVAVSQWTSDAWRHVVESDVVRNGLDLDAWSPGPGGGPAVWSGRLVSEKAPHLAIDACRAAGVPLVLAGPVQEPAYFASEVAPRLGGEVTYAGHLTGSALARLLRDASVAVVTPSWDEPYGLVAAEAMACGTPVAAFARGGLTQVVSAGSGVLVPPGDVAALAAAVVTAAGLDRRAVRAHAEATCGQDAMVEGYLAHYADLQHRVDAA, encoded by the coding sequence GTGAGGATCTGCCTCGTCGCGTCCAACCGGTTCCCGGTCCGCGAGCCCTTCGCCGGCGGCCTGGAGTCGATGACCGCCACCCTGGCCCGCGGCCTCGCCGAGCGGGGGCACGAGGTGACGCTCGTCGCCGGGCCCGGCTCCGAGGTGCACCCGGCGGTCCGCCTCGCCCCCCTCGCGACGGTCCAGGTCAGCGCCGCGGCGATGGCCGACCGGTTCGCCCCCGGCCCGGAGTGGCTGGCCGACCACCACGCCTACCTCGGCCTGATGCTGTCGCTGGCGCGCACCGGCGCCCGGGACTTCGACGTGGTGCACAACAACAGCCTCCACCACCTGCCCGTGTCGATGGCGTCGGCGCTCGACGTGCCCGTCCTCACCACGCTGCACACGCCGCCGCTGCCCCTGCTCGAGTCCGCCCTCGCGCTGTGCCCCAGCCCGCCGCGCTTCGTGGCGGTGAGCCAGTGGACCTCGGACGCCTGGCGCCACGTGGTCGAGAGCGACGTGGTGCGCAACGGCCTCGACCTCGACGCCTGGTCGCCCGGACCGGGCGGCGGGCCCGCGGTGTGGTCGGGGCGGCTGGTCTCGGAGAAGGCGCCGCACCTCGCGATCGACGCCTGCCGCGCGGCGGGCGTGCCGCTGGTGCTGGCCGGTCCGGTGCAGGAGCCCGCCTACTTCGCGAGCGAGGTCGCCCCGCGCCTCGGCGGCGAGGTGACCTACGCCGGCCACCTCACCGGCAGCGCCCTGGCCCGGCTCCTGCGGGACGCCTCGGTCGCGGTCGTGACCCCCAGCTGGGACGAGCCGTACGGCCTGGTCGCCGCCGAGGCGATGGCCTGCGGCACGCCCGTCGCGGCGTTCGCCCGCGGCGGCCTGACCCAGGTGGTCTCCGCCGGGTCGGGGGTGCTGGTCCCGCCCGGCGACGTCGCCGCCCTCGCGGCCGCCGTCGTGACCGCCGCCGGGCTCGACCGGCGCGCCGTCCGCGCCCACGCCGAGGCCACGTGCGGCCAGGACGCGATGGTCGAGGGCTACCTCGCCCACTACGCCGATCTCCAGCACCGGGTCGACGCGGCATGA